Proteins found in one Methanospirillum hungatei JF-1 genomic segment:
- a CDS encoding ABC transporter ATP-binding protein has translation MSSVLIEAKNVSKRYRNGLAGEWQQILTNVSMMVHDGETVGICGPSGCGKSTLSRILAGLEEPDKGEIWFRTILLSSVDNKIRKEMRRKIQILFQDPGSSFNPVRKLNVSMNRLINLPGVTLPRQGFSEILHKVGLHEEILSRYPHEISGGQAQRLALARILLTKPELIILDEPTSGLDISVQAQILRLLKEVKKREKMSYIIISHDSDVLSFMSDRIYSMENGALS, from the coding sequence ATGTCATCGGTATTGATTGAAGCCAAAAATGTATCTAAACGATATCGAAACGGCCTGGCTGGAGAGTGGCAGCAGATACTTACCAATGTGTCCATGATGGTGCATGATGGAGAAACTGTAGGAATATGTGGACCGTCTGGTTGTGGGAAGAGTACCTTAAGTCGCATTCTAGCCGGGCTTGAAGAACCGGATAAAGGGGAGATATGGTTTCGGACAATTCTTCTTTCATCTGTAGATAACAAGATACGAAAAGAGATGAGAAGAAAGATCCAGATTTTATTTCAGGATCCGGGAAGTTCATTTAATCCGGTCAGAAAATTAAATGTCTCAATGAATCGGCTTATCAACCTCCCAGGCGTCACCTTGCCCAGGCAGGGATTTTCAGAAATCCTGCATAAAGTAGGATTACATGAGGAGATTCTCTCCCGGTATCCACATGAAATATCGGGAGGACAGGCACAGCGTCTTGCTCTTGCCCGCATTCTTCTTACTAAACCTGAACTAATCATCCTTGATGAGCCTACATCCGGACTTGACATTTCAGTGCAGGCTCAAATACTCAGGTTACTTAAGGAAGTAAAAAAGAGAGAAAAGATGTCATATATTATCATCTCCCATGACTCTGATGTCCTCTCCTTTATGTCAGATCGTATATATTCTATGGAAAACGGAGCATTATCATGA
- a CDS encoding ABC transporter ATP-binding protein, with amino-acid sequence MNSPYPILDISNLSITFLSDGIKIPAVSSFSCRIMQGTCTAIIGESGCGKSVVAHAILRLLPKNSQVEGTIIFKNQNIYRLDERLLQSIRGKEIGIMFQSPDRALNPIYRLYKQMFQPLDTHKVVPVQEREAHIHKALIKAGFSNPELAARLYPCHCSGGMNQRAVTAIILSLEPDLVIADEPTKGLDRSKILDIQASLQEVLHEKRTLLLITHDIRLAHTMAHHIVVMYAGEIVEAGPANAILSSPSHPYTRGLIQSLPENGFNPIPGCAPPLTNLPEGCRFADRCYQVTKLCHKRPAKLTQVNGRMIRCHRY; translated from the coding sequence ATGAATTCTCCTTATCCGATACTTGACATTTCAAACCTTTCCATCACCTTTCTTTCAGATGGAATAAAAATTCCTGCGGTATCCAGTTTTTCCTGTAGAATTATGCAAGGGACATGTACGGCAATCATCGGGGAGTCTGGATGCGGAAAATCTGTTGTTGCTCATGCAATTCTCCGTCTGCTTCCAAAAAATTCACAGGTTGAAGGCACAATAATTTTTAAAAATCAGAATATTTACAGACTTGATGAGAGATTGTTACAGAGCATCAGGGGAAAAGAGATTGGTATCATGTTCCAAAGTCCAGATAGGGCACTCAATCCGATCTACCGGCTTTATAAACAGATGTTCCAGCCACTTGATACACATAAAGTTGTCCCTGTACAAGAGAGAGAGGCACACATCCATAAGGCACTTATAAAAGCAGGATTTTCAAATCCTGAACTGGCTGCAAGGCTTTATCCATGTCATTGTTCCGGAGGGATGAACCAGCGTGCTGTCACTGCAATCATCCTATCTCTTGAGCCGGATCTTGTAATTGCTGATGAACCAACAAAAGGACTTGACAGATCAAAAATTCTAGACATTCAGGCCTCATTACAAGAAGTTTTACATGAAAAAAGGACTTTGCTCCTGATTACTCATGATATCAGACTTGCTCATACTATGGCTCATCATATCGTGGTCATGTATGCAGGAGAAATTGTTGAAGCAGGTCCTGCAAATGCAATTCTGTCCTCACCATCTCATCCATATACCAGAGGTCTGATACAAAGCCTTCCGGAGAACGGGTTTAATCCAATTCCAGGATGTGCCCCTCCACTGACCAATCTTCCTGAGGGATGCAGGTTTGCAGACCGGTGCTATCAGGTAACAAAGTTGTGCCATAAAAGGCCTGCAAAACTTACACAGGTGAATGGAAGAATGATACGATGTCATCGGTATTGA
- a CDS encoding ABC transporter permease, whose translation MTMVIFPSWLKKMGYSPTLCIIILGIFVYAAIFPKTISPYSPDIRFSPYGEPDENHILGTDDMGYDVLTLLIYATRISLIIGVFTGILSLFIGTSIGIVSGFLQGWVDDLMMGVTDITLIIPKIPVIILIAAYLHPSIWILIIVLGLFSWETTARVVRTKTMQIRNSGFVLSSRCLGFSSFSIIIHDIIPVIYPVLLPKFMLTIASAMISEASLSFLGLSDPMMESWGKMIADAFDHGGFIREMWWWFLPPAICMCVTVLAITRIGMIYESNEPEMVFE comes from the coding sequence ATGACCATGGTAATTTTCCCTTCATGGTTAAAAAAAATGGGATATTCTCCGACATTATGCATCATTATCCTTGGAATATTTGTATATGCGGCCATTTTTCCCAAGACTATCTCACCATATAGTCCGGATATCCGTTTTTCGCCGTATGGAGAACCTGATGAGAATCATATCCTCGGAACTGATGACATGGGATATGATGTTCTCACACTCCTTATTTACGCAACCAGGATATCTCTCATAATTGGCGTTTTCACCGGTATTCTCTCGTTATTTATCGGAACCTCAATTGGAATTGTAAGTGGTTTTCTCCAGGGATGGGTTGATGACCTGATGATGGGAGTGACCGATATCACCCTTATTATTCCGAAAATTCCGGTGATTATCCTTATTGCAGCATATTTGCATCCCAGCATCTGGATACTTATCATTGTACTTGGTTTGTTTTCATGGGAGACAACCGCCAGGGTTGTACGGACAAAGACTATGCAGATTCGTAATTCCGGATTTGTCCTTTCTTCCCGGTGCCTGGGATTTTCATCTTTTTCAATTATAATTCATGACATTATCCCGGTGATTTACCCGGTTCTTCTGCCAAAATTTATGCTCACAATTGCCAGTGCCATGATATCTGAAGCATCACTCTCATTTCTGGGATTGTCTGATCCCATGATGGAGAGCTGGGGAAAGATGATCGCAGATGCGTTTGATCATGGGGGATTTATTCGTGAAATGTGGTGGTGGTTTCTTCCTCCTGCGATATGCATGTGTGTAACGGTGCTTGCTATCACCCGGATAGGTATGATTTATGAAAGTAATGAACCGGAGATGGTATTTGAATGA
- a CDS encoding ABC transporter permease, whose protein sequence is MVMIHPAGIFLSRKLLRYILSFFCILLIVFLLPRMMPGDPVSNLVGEDIYLSQSTIDSLRAAFGLDTPLHEQFLIYCLQIMHGNLGYSYHMHGPVFEILISRAWWTLLYTIPSIIIGAWIGISLGARAGFQSGKWWSDAISLIALVISSTPPYLLSLLVLVLFVYHLGLFPFKGFYDTYNLQSILYHLILPTFVLISFYTSRNILIMRGAVLTEKELLYPQFARSLGISERNILLHHIRKNAIIPLIALIALDFGFLFSGALFIEIVFSLNGMGSLMYDAILARDYPILTGSLLIIAIFVIIANITADIMSLIIDPRIRRSS, encoded by the coding sequence ATGGTGATGATCCACCCGGCAGGTATTTTTTTATCCCGAAAATTGCTCAGATATATCCTTTCTTTTTTCTGCATTCTGTTGATAGTTTTTCTCCTACCCAGAATGATGCCCGGTGATCCGGTCTCGAACCTGGTTGGAGAAGATATTTACCTGTCACAGAGTACTATTGATTCATTACGAGCAGCATTTGGGCTTGATACCCCGCTTCATGAACAGTTTCTCATATATTGTCTCCAGATCATGCATGGAAATCTTGGATACTCCTATCATATGCATGGGCCTGTTTTTGAAATTCTCATCAGCAGAGCATGGTGGACTCTTTTGTATACCATTCCCTCCATTATTATCGGTGCATGGATTGGTATATCCCTTGGAGCACGAGCGGGTTTTCAGAGTGGAAAATGGTGGTCAGATGCAATATCTTTAATAGCTCTTGTCATATCTTCAACCCCACCCTATCTTCTCAGTCTTCTTGTCCTGGTCCTATTTGTCTACCATCTCGGTTTATTCCCTTTCAAAGGGTTTTACGATACCTATAATCTTCAAAGTATCCTCTACCATCTCATATTGCCAACGTTCGTTTTGATCTCATTTTATACTTCAAGAAATATTCTTATCATGAGAGGTGCGGTATTAACCGAAAAGGAACTCCTTTATCCACAGTTTGCCCGGTCACTGGGTATTTCTGAACGGAATATATTGCTCCATCATATCAGAAAAAATGCAATAATTCCACTGATAGCACTAATCGCTCTTGACTTTGGATTTCTTTTTTCAGGTGCACTTTTTATCGAGATTGTCTTTTCCCTGAATGGAATGGGGAGCCTTATGTATGACGCAATCCTTGCCAGGGATTATCCGATACTGACCGGATCACTCCTTATCATTGCAATCTTTGTCATTATTGCCAATATCACTGCAGATATCATGTCACTTATTATAGATCCCCGAATCAGGAGAAGTTCATGA
- a CDS encoding ABC transporter substrate-binding protein, translating into MGVIADDAILRIATTNEVKSPAFIGDYTLGIFNHLSNPPLMQMDEKGKLIGLLADHFEVSPDNTEWTFVIKDNQFWSDGIPVTADDVAFSIQMYGTSIPNAGWIGETLIDTQVDGNKVTFKFNKPYTNLALEFTSYSILPKHIWESIENPNEFTSTGPYVGAGPYYLDNVDLNAGKVIFKRNPSWKGKISDYETVEISWFKNEDAAAKALESGIMDTYWKYASSYPYAAIDSLRKTGNFEMLEKPTSGLTFLGFNLKREPMSDPAFREAVSSAINYQELVDISTLGYGLVPNRGFVPPAMDGYIQTKPMEYNLETAKKTLDSAGYKDSDGNGIIEAADGKDITLDLLIRNSYAREAELIKEYLEKAGIGVEVRTVEDNTWFEMKDKLDYDITLTRTTPWGMLMHAGWATGYFDSRRTGQGVLHTVDDEVFLKLCDDILSTTDQTLLNGYAKEVQEYYAENLPGIPLYWKNDITPYNKKITGWYSNPLYGIMNEFTFTGVKSSA; encoded by the coding sequence GAGTAATTGCAGATGACGCCATACTTCGTATCGCAACCACGAATGAAGTCAAGTCACCAGCATTTATTGGCGATTATACCCTCGGCATTTTTAACCATCTTTCAAATCCACCCCTTATGCAGATGGATGAGAAAGGAAAATTAATCGGCCTGCTAGCAGACCACTTTGAGGTATCACCTGATAATACAGAATGGACATTTGTTATCAAGGATAACCAGTTCTGGAGTGATGGAATACCAGTAACGGCAGATGATGTTGCTTTCTCTATTCAGATGTATGGCACCAGTATTCCGAATGCAGGCTGGATTGGAGAGACACTAATTGACACACAGGTTGACGGTAATAAAGTAACCTTCAAATTCAACAAACCATACACAAATCTTGCCCTTGAATTTACCTCGTATAGTATTCTCCCAAAACATATCTGGGAATCTATTGAAAACCCGAATGAATTTACCAGTACCGGCCCGTATGTCGGAGCGGGACCTTATTATCTGGATAATGTTGATTTAAATGCAGGAAAAGTGATTTTTAAGAGAAATCCAAGTTGGAAGGGAAAGATATCAGATTATGAAACGGTCGAGATAAGCTGGTTTAAAAATGAAGATGCAGCGGCAAAGGCATTGGAAAGCGGTATAATGGACACCTACTGGAAGTATGCATCATCATACCCGTATGCAGCCATTGACTCACTCAGAAAAACCGGCAATTTTGAAATGCTGGAAAAACCAACAAGTGGGCTCACATTTTTAGGATTTAACCTGAAAAGGGAGCCAATGTCTGATCCAGCATTCAGAGAAGCAGTCAGTAGTGCCATAAATTACCAGGAACTAGTTGATATTTCAACACTAGGATATGGATTAGTGCCGAACAGGGGCTTTGTTCCTCCGGCCATGGATGGGTATATCCAGACAAAACCAATGGAATATAATCTCGAAACTGCCAAGAAGACCCTTGATTCAGCAGGATATAAAGATTCTGACGGAAATGGTATCATAGAGGCAGCAGATGGGAAAGATATTACTCTTGACCTATTAATTAGAAATTCCTATGCCCGTGAGGCAGAACTTATTAAAGAGTACCTTGAAAAAGCAGGAATCGGAGTTGAGGTAAGAACAGTTGAAGATAATACATGGTTTGAGATGAAAGACAAACTTGACTATGATATCACACTGACACGAACCACACCATGGGGAATGCTTATGCATGCCGGATGGGCAACGGGATATTTTGACAGCAGGAGAACGGGGCAGGGTGTCCTCCATACCGTTGATGATGAAGTCTTCCTCAAACTCTGTGATGATATCCTGAGTACAACTGATCAGACCTTACTCAACGGGTATGCAAAGGAAGTTCAGGAGTATTATGCAGAAAATCTGCCAGGGATTCCTCTGTACTGGAAGAATGATATAACCCCATACAACAAGAAGATTACTGGCTGGTACTCAAATCCACTGTATGGGATCATGAATGAATTCACCTTCACCGGTGTAAAATCCTCTGCCTGA